A single window of Aythya fuligula isolate bAytFul2 chromosome Z, bAytFul2.pri, whole genome shotgun sequence DNA harbors:
- the TMEM171 gene encoding transmembrane protein 171 → MLAGKNLLDYSVVMPPVAVPAPGGERNNGQHEKVTFFFFVFGAVFLCAGFLLLVFILQSCPYETFTDCNGVLKASGPVLVVTGLVFVLLAKSRARLHIRQRQLQNEQVYGLVFCRGSCQFAQFLIFGFLFLTSGMLISILGIWVPGCSPGWHSVLLNQTHSSDVNLQGCGFLSLQVLGPMIVFTGLCFFVIAHVKKQNFGLSQGSIENEEHPQSPESFQVTAVDATMVFPPPPPPYFADPMSPSVTPCLMSSGFPASENPPPYESIFNDGAQLADDDRTVAARDYEAACTISGYSSLSDILPMFPMSPSSESLPENEDKVSVTSNECSLTSSSVSLTTLDTSS, encoded by the exons ATGCTGGCAGGAAAAAATCTGCTTGATTATTCAGTTGTAATGCCTCCAGTGGCTGTTCCTGCACCTGGAGGTGAAAGAAATAATGGACAACATGAGaaagttacttttttcttctttgtttttggaGCAGTCTTTCTCTGTGCTGGATTTCTGCTTTTAGTCTTTATTCTACAGTCATGCCCATATGAAACCTTCACGGACTGTAATGGGGTTCTTAAGGCTTCTGGGCCTGTGCTGGTTGTAACTggcttggtttttgttttattggcaAAATCAAGGGCCAGGCTGCATATAAGACAAAGACAATTGCAAAATGAGCAAGTGTATGGCCTTGTTTTCTGTCGAGGGAGCTGTCAGTTTGCCCAGTTTCTCATCTTTGGATTCCTATTTCTGACGAGTGGAATGCTAATTAGTATCCTGGGCATTTGGgttcctggctgcagccctggttGGCACAGTGTGCTGCTCAACCAGACTCACAGTTCTGATGTGAACCTCCAGGGTTGTGGATTCCTGTCGCTTCAAGTCTTGGGGCCAATGATTGTGTTTACTGGGTTGTGTTTCTTCGTGATAGctcatgttaaaaaacaaaacttcgGTCTCAGCCAAGGGTCtattgaaaatgaagaacatcCTCAGAGCCCTGAATCTTTTCAAGTTACAGCAG ttgATGCAACAATGGTATtcccacctccaccaccaccttaTTTTGCTGACCCTATGTCACCATCTGTGACACCTTGTCTTATGTCAAGTGGTTTTCCTGCAAGTGAAAATCCTCCACCATACGAATCTATCTTCAATGATGG aGCACAACTTGCAGATGATGATAGAACAGTTGCTGCTAGAGACTATGAAGCTGCATGTACAATTTCTGGATACAGTTCACTTTCAGATATCTTACCAATGTTCCCCATGTCTCCCTCCTCTGAATCACTTCCAGAGAACGAAGACAAAGTATCGGTAACAAGTAATGAATGTTCTCTGACATCTTCATCTGTTTCCCTAACCACATTGGACACCAGCTCGTAG